Proteins encoded together in one Telopea speciosissima isolate NSW1024214 ecotype Mountain lineage chromosome 4, Tspe_v1, whole genome shotgun sequence window:
- the LOC122658229 gene encoding probable inorganic phosphate transporter 1-10 — MGLKVLSALDTAKTQYYHFKAIIIAGMGLFTDAYDLFCIAPVMKLIGHIYYSRPGTANSGVTPPSVVSIMVSIALLGTVIGKLVFGRLGDLVGRRRVYGLALILMVSSSVGCGFSICRTKKCVLTSLCFFRFWLGVGIGGDYPLSATIMSEFANKRTRGSFIAAVFCMQGFGILTSSAVTMAVCAIFNRVSGWPDPKRPTPDEADLAWRLILMIGAIPAAMTYYWRMMMPETARYTALVEQNICQAVKDMEKVLDVPVNEIKEDNDLVLPDPPSYGLFSKIFFQRHGRDLFACAITWFLIDVVFYCNNLFQSQIYSHSLPEKKTVNSYQEAFHVAKLQAIIAICSTIPGYWATVALIDRVGRVKIQMMGFFCVSLCLFAVGISYDKYWKTDPNAGFLILYGLIFFFSNFGPNTTTFIIPAELFPARFRSTCHGISGAAGKVGAIIGSVGFLWASQEKHKRDVEYGYHEGIGMMKTLMLLGVIGLVGMILTFFFTRETMGRSLEENEREEGSDHDGTLWRSLTNYTKQYSHTTPSAIAAAT; from the exons ATGGGACTGAAGGTGTTGTCGGCGCTGGACACGGCGAAAACACAATACTACCACTTCAAGGCCATCATCATCGCCGGCATGGGTCTCTTCACCGACGCTTACGACCTTTTCTGTATTGCTCCCGTCATGAAACTCATCGGACACATCTACTACTCCCGCCCGGGAACTGCCAATTCCGGCGTCACTCCCCCTTCCGTCGTTTCAATAATGGTGTCCATCGCCCTCCTCGGCACCGTAATCGGTAAACTCGTCTTCGGCAGACTCGGTGACCTGGTTGGCCGGAGGCGGGTCTACGGTTTGGCTCTCATACTCATGGTGTCCAGCTCCGTGGGTTGCGGATTTTCAATCTGCCGTACCAAGAAATGCGTTCTTACCAGTCTCTGCTTCTTTCGCTTCTGGCTCGGTGTCGGTATCGGTGGCGATTACCCTCTCTCCGCCACTATAATGTCGGAGTTCGCCAATAAACGCACACGTGGCTCTTTCATCGCCGCCGTTTTCTGCATGCAAGGGTTTGGGATCCTTACCAGCTCCGCCGTCACCATGGCCGTCTGTGCTATTTTCAACCGGGTCTCCGGTTGGCCCGATCCGAAAAGACCGACTCCCGACGAGGCCGATCTCGCGTGGCGATTGATTCTCATGATCGGAGCCATCCCTGCGGCGATGACTTACTATTGGCGGATGATGATGCCCGAAACTGCCAG ATATACCGCATTGGTGGAGCAAAATATTTGTCAAGCTGTGAAAGATATGGAGAAAGTTTTGGACGTACCTGTAAATGAGATCAAAGAAGATAATGATCTGGTCCTACCAGACCCACCATCTTATGGCCTTTTCTCCAAGATATTCTTTCAACGCCATGGTCGAGATCTATTTGCTTGTGCTATCACATGGTTCCTCATAGATGTTGTTTTCTACTGTAACAATCTTTTCCAGTCTCAGATTTACAGCCATTCTCTCCCCGAAAAGAAAACTGTCAATTCCTACCAAGAAGCATTCCATGTTGCGAAGCTTCAAGCTATTATCGCAATTTGCTCTACAATACCTGGATATTGGGCTACCGTTGCCTTGATTGATCGTGTTGGTAGAGTCAAAATACAAATGATGGGTTTCTTCTGTGTTTCTCTCTGCTTATTTGCTGTTGGGATTTCTTATGATAAGTACTGGAAAACTGATCCCAATGCAGGATTCTTGATCCTCTAtggactcatcttcttcttctctaactTTGGGCCTAATACCACCACCTTCATCATACCTGCAGAGCTCTTTCCGGCAAGATTCCGGTCGACGTGTCACGGAATATCAGGTGCCGCCGGTAAGGTCGGAGCAATTATAGGGTCGGTAGGGTTTTTATGGGCATCACAGGAAAAGCATAAGCGTGATGTGGAGTATGGATATCATGAAGGGATTGGAATGATGAAAACTTTGATGCTTCTTGGTGTAATAGGTTTGGTTGGGATGATTTTGACCTTTTTCTTCACTCGTGAAACTATGGGAAGATCATTAGAAGAGAATGAGAGGGAAGAAGGATCTGATCATGATGGGACTTTGTGGAGATCTTTAACAAACTACACCAAACAGTACTCTCATACAACTCCAAGTGCAATTGCTGCTGCTACATAG